The proteins below are encoded in one region of Pseudomonas putida S13.1.2:
- a CDS encoding sigma-70 family RNA polymerase sigma factor, translating into MPYPQPPASARHDEMHALYRDHSQWLQGWIRRRLGNADRAADITQDTFLRLISSALRQPLAEPRSFLATVARRVMIDQLRRRNLEQAYLEFLGSQPVLEECSPEQRLLMLETLMQLNAMLDGLGQKVRDTFLYVQLDGLTYPEVAQRLGVSVSSVTKYMAKATERCLLFAFDAQL; encoded by the coding sequence GTGCCCTACCCGCAGCCGCCCGCATCAGCCCGGCATGATGAGATGCACGCCCTGTACCGCGACCACAGCCAATGGCTGCAAGGCTGGATTCGTAGGCGCCTGGGTAATGCAGACCGGGCGGCCGATATTACCCAGGACACTTTCTTGCGCCTGATCAGCAGCGCGCTACGCCAGCCGTTGGCAGAGCCTCGCAGCTTTCTGGCCACCGTGGCGCGGCGGGTGATGATCGACCAACTGCGCCGACGCAACCTTGAGCAAGCCTACCTGGAGTTCCTCGGCAGCCAGCCAGTACTCGAAGAGTGCTCGCCCGAGCAACGCCTGCTGATGCTGGAAACCCTGATGCAGTTGAACGCCATGCTCGACGGGCTGGGCCAGAAAGTGCGCGATACCTTCCTGTATGTGCAACTCGATGGCCTGACCTACCCAGAGGTCGCACAGCGCCTGGGTGTGTCGGTCAGTTCGGTGACGAAGTACATGGCCAAGGCCACCGAACGTTGCCTGCTGTTCGCTTTCGATGCACAACTGTGA
- a CDS encoding sigma-70 family RNA polymerase sigma factor: MNSPVVPFDFEGCLAACAQGDRHALQALYEHEGARLLGVARRIARDQASAEDIVHDAFVRIWTRAASYDPARGSARGWVYSITRHLALNFVRDSRWEAELDEPGMGAAVTLAPELDDLQLWSGSAKIYRCLEQLQPAPQRCILHAYVDGCSNAEIATLLGAPLGTVKAWIKRSLKALRECMT, encoded by the coding sequence TTGAATTCGCCCGTTGTTCCATTTGATTTCGAGGGCTGTCTTGCCGCTTGCGCCCAAGGAGACCGCCACGCCTTGCAGGCGCTCTATGAACATGAGGGGGCACGTTTGCTGGGCGTCGCACGGCGCATCGCGCGCGACCAGGCGAGCGCGGAGGACATTGTTCACGATGCCTTTGTCCGTATCTGGACACGTGCTGCCAGCTATGACCCAGCGCGCGGTTCAGCACGGGGCTGGGTGTACAGCATCACCCGTCACCTGGCGCTGAACTTCGTGCGTGACAGCCGCTGGGAAGCCGAGCTGGACGAGCCTGGCATGGGCGCGGCTGTCACACTGGCCCCGGAGCTGGACGACCTGCAACTGTGGTCAGGCTCGGCGAAAATCTATCGCTGCCTTGAGCAACTGCAACCCGCTCCCCAGCGTTGCATCCTGCATGCGTATGTGGACGGTTGCAGCAATGCCGAAATCGCAACCCTGCTGGGTGCGCCGTTGGGCACTGTTAAGGCATGGATCAAGCGAAGCCTGAAGGCCCTGCGGGAGTGCATGACATGA
- a CDS encoding FecR domain-containing protein, whose protein sequence is MSPSDQRQALREAAHWHARFLAAPDCAQARAQWQAWLEQSPLHGWAWGRLEQLQAGLAGVHGPLARHTLAAGQIGTGRRTVLKTLVLGVGLAGVAWTGYRNAPIWLADVSTATGERRSLTLQDGTRLTLNTASVVDIRYSAEQRLIVLIEGEIAVHTAADSRPLRVRTVHGDMRALGTDFTVRLHADCTELSVIEHAVAVRNAASAREVRVDAGMALAFDNGPLPEPRPADLARTAWRDGQLVLDGWPLRRALAELQRYRPGLLSCSDDVAGLRLAGVYPLDDTDRALVAIAEALQLKISTWTRYWVRLMPAT, encoded by the coding sequence GTGAGCCCCTCCGACCAGCGCCAGGCCCTGCGCGAAGCGGCACACTGGCATGCGCGCTTTCTCGCAGCACCTGACTGCGCGCAAGCCCGGGCACAGTGGCAAGCCTGGCTCGAGCAATCACCCTTGCACGGTTGGGCCTGGGGGCGGCTGGAGCAGTTGCAGGCAGGCCTTGCCGGCGTGCATGGCCCGCTGGCACGGCACACCCTTGCCGCAGGACAAATCGGGACGGGACGGCGTACGGTGCTCAAGACGCTGGTGCTCGGTGTGGGGCTGGCCGGGGTAGCCTGGACAGGGTACCGCAACGCCCCCATCTGGTTGGCCGATGTGAGTACCGCGACCGGCGAACGCCGCAGCCTGACCCTGCAGGACGGCACGCGACTGACGCTCAATACAGCCTCTGTGGTGGATATCCGCTACAGTGCAGAGCAGCGCCTGATCGTCCTGATCGAAGGCGAAATCGCCGTACACACCGCCGCTGACTCTCGCCCGCTGCGTGTGCGCACGGTGCATGGCGACATGCGCGCCCTGGGCACTGATTTCACCGTACGCCTGCATGCCGACTGCACCGAGCTGTCCGTTATCGAACACGCCGTTGCGGTGCGCAACGCTGCGAGCGCCCGCGAGGTGCGGGTTGACGCGGGGATGGCCCTGGCCTTCGACAACGGCCCGCTGCCCGAGCCACGCCCAGCCGACCTGGCTCGCACGGCGTGGCGTGATGGTCAGCTGGTGCTCGACGGCTGGCCGCTGCGCCGCGCCCTGGCCGAACTGCAGCGCTACCGGCCCGGCTTACTGAGCTGCAGTGACGACGTGGCCGGGCTGCGCCTGGCTGGGGTGTATCCACTGGACGACACCGACCGCGCCCTGGTAGCGATCGCCGAGGCGCTGCAGCTGAAGATCAGCACCTGGACGCGCTACTGGGTCAGGCTGATGCCTGCCACGTAA
- a CDS encoding DUF3455 domain-containing protein, which translates to MIIKPAFSLLAACLVLASAPAHAQSGVPEAVKVPDGHAIMLETVGVGEITYECRDKANAPGQTEWFFVGPKAVLNDRSGKPVGDYFGPPATWQAKDGSKVTGTQLAVAPAAKGDIPYQLVKANPAEGKGAMQGVSYIQRLATRGGVAPSMDCTAQSKGAQQTVKYQADYVFWSAK; encoded by the coding sequence ATGATCATCAAGCCCGCTTTCTCCCTGCTCGCCGCCTGCCTTGTACTCGCGTCTGCACCCGCCCATGCCCAGTCGGGCGTCCCGGAGGCGGTCAAGGTTCCCGATGGCCACGCCATCATGCTGGAAACCGTCGGTGTCGGTGAGATCACCTACGAATGCCGCGACAAGGCCAATGCGCCAGGCCAGACGGAGTGGTTTTTCGTGGGCCCCAAGGCGGTGCTCAACGACCGCAGCGGCAAGCCTGTGGGTGACTATTTTGGTCCTCCGGCCACCTGGCAGGCCAAGGACGGTTCGAAAGTGACCGGCACCCAGCTTGCAGTAGCCCCGGCGGCCAAAGGCGATATCCCGTATCAACTGGTCAAGGCCAACCCTGCCGAGGGCAAGGGCGCAATGCAGGGGGTCAGCTACATCCAGCGCCTGGCTACGCGCGGTGGGGTAGCGCCTTCCATGGACTGCACGGCACAGAGCAAAGGGGCGCAGCAGACAGTCAAGTACCAGGCGGATTACGTGTTCTGGTCAGCCAAGTGA
- a CDS encoding PepSY-associated TM helix domain-containing protein, translating into MTRQALKYWYLVHKWTSLVCTLFLLLLCLTGLPLIFHEEIEAIFDPHPAPNALPVDAPAIDYDKVIAGALAARPDEVVRFVGVEPDDPYGAVFTGKTLVPPPLDGHVHLFDKRSGELFAPEPPESGFMDVVLRLHTDLFLGLPGYLLLGAMGLLLVASLVSGVVVYTPFMRKLEFATVRTGRSRRLQWLDLHNVLGMVTLVWVMVVGITGVINTLALPIVGLWQNGQLAEMTAPYKNAPPLKTLGSLHAALETARAAAPELEPVFVAFPGTLFSSQHHYAVFMRGKTPVTSKLLKPALIDAKTGRLTDMRDMPLYVRALLISQPLHFGDYGRLPLKIVWAVLDLIAIVVLASGVYLWWGRSRLVPEADLAKARRAGA; encoded by the coding sequence ATGACCCGCCAAGCCCTCAAGTACTGGTACCTGGTGCACAAATGGACCAGCCTGGTCTGTACCCTGTTCCTGCTGCTGTTGTGCCTCACCGGCTTGCCGCTGATCTTTCACGAGGAAATCGAGGCAATCTTTGATCCGCATCCGGCGCCCAATGCGCTGCCTGTCGATGCCCCGGCCATCGACTACGACAAGGTCATCGCCGGGGCTCTGGCCGCGCGTCCGGACGAGGTGGTGCGCTTCGTCGGCGTGGAGCCGGACGACCCCTACGGCGCAGTGTTTACTGGCAAGACCTTGGTACCGCCGCCGCTGGACGGCCATGTCCACCTGTTCGACAAGCGCAGCGGCGAGCTGTTTGCTCCCGAGCCGCCCGAAAGCGGCTTCATGGATGTGGTCTTGCGCCTGCACACCGATCTGTTCCTTGGCCTGCCCGGCTACTTGCTGCTGGGTGCGATGGGGTTGTTGCTGGTGGCTTCGCTGGTGTCGGGCGTGGTGGTGTATACCCCGTTCATGCGCAAGTTGGAGTTTGCCACCGTGCGCACCGGGCGCAGCCGTCGACTGCAATGGCTCGACTTGCACAATGTGCTGGGCATGGTGACCCTGGTGTGGGTGATGGTGGTGGGCATCACTGGGGTGATCAACACGCTGGCGCTGCCCATCGTGGGGTTGTGGCAGAACGGCCAGCTGGCCGAGATGACGGCCCCCTACAAGAACGCGCCGCCGCTGAAAACGCTCGGCTCGCTGCATGCGGCGCTAGAAACGGCGCGGGCAGCAGCGCCTGAACTGGAGCCGGTATTCGTCGCTTTCCCAGGCACCCTGTTTAGTAGCCAACACCACTACGCGGTATTCATGCGTGGCAAGACCCCGGTGACCTCGAAGCTGCTCAAGCCGGCATTGATTGATGCCAAGACCGGGCGATTGACCGACATGCGTGATATGCCGCTTTACGTGCGTGCGCTGCTGATCTCGCAGCCGCTGCATTTCGGTGATTACGGACGCTTGCCGCTGAAGATCGTGTGGGCGGTGCTCGATCTGATCGCCATCGTGGTACTGGCTAGCGGCGTTTACCTGTGGTGGGGGCGTAGTCGCCTGGTGCCGGAGGCGGACCTGGCGAAGGCGCGGAGGGCAGGGGCATGA
- a CDS encoding anti-sigma factor produces the protein MKRTPGDDSADDLDDLAAEYVLGTLSGELRAAMQDRLKTEPAVRAAVDAWEARLLELTTQVEPITPSHRLWGRIERSLEEVYPPRHPRAGWWQRLGLWQGLSAAGLAASLLLAFALLTKAPPVTTYMVVLVAPSGQAPGWVVQANDASMIELIPLGVDDVPEGMTLQFWTKGEQWRAPVSLGLVKPGEQYRVPLTRLPALEPNQLFELTLEKAGGSPTGAPTGPVKFIGRAVKVI, from the coding sequence ATGAAGCGTACCCCAGGTGATGACAGCGCCGATGACCTGGACGACCTGGCGGCCGAGTATGTGCTGGGGACCTTGAGTGGCGAGCTGCGTGCTGCCATGCAGGACCGTTTGAAAACGGAGCCGGCCGTACGAGCCGCGGTTGATGCCTGGGAGGCGCGACTGCTCGAACTGACCACGCAGGTTGAACCCATCACCCCAAGCCACCGCTTGTGGGGCCGGATCGAGCGCAGCCTTGAAGAGGTTTACCCGCCCAGGCATCCACGCGCTGGCTGGTGGCAGCGGCTTGGACTCTGGCAGGGCTTGAGCGCTGCGGGGCTTGCAGCGAGCTTGCTTCTGGCCTTTGCGCTGTTGACCAAGGCGCCGCCTGTGACCACCTACATGGTGGTGCTCGTAGCGCCGTCGGGCCAGGCCCCGGGGTGGGTAGTGCAGGCCAACGATGCGAGCATGATCGAACTGATCCCGCTTGGCGTGGACGATGTGCCCGAAGGCATGACCTTGCAGTTCTGGACCAAGGGCGAGCAGTGGCGCGCACCTGTTTCGCTGGGGTTGGTCAAACCGGGCGAACAGTACCGCGTGCCGCTGACGCGCCTCCCTGCGCTTGAGCCCAATCAGTTGTTCGAGCTGACCCTTGAGAAAGCGGGGGGCTCTCCCACGGGGGCGCCAACGGGCCCGGTGAAGTTCATCGGCCGCGCAGTGAAAGTCATATGA
- a CDS encoding GFA family protein, whose translation MKEAYQGSCLCAAVSYLLLTPPKAVSHCHCSQCRKGHGAAFASYGSVPRSMLRILRGATSIKTYASSPTVVREFCVECGSTLFWSRSEGEFADWVSIALGTLDTPFLPKKQQHLHVDSAAPWYAPCSSVPQNH comes from the coding sequence GTGAAAGAGGCATACCAAGGAAGCTGCTTGTGCGCAGCGGTCAGTTACCTGCTGCTTACCCCGCCAAAAGCTGTGAGCCACTGCCATTGCAGCCAGTGCCGCAAAGGGCACGGGGCAGCATTCGCTTCATACGGCAGCGTTCCGCGCAGCATGCTGCGCATCCTTCGCGGCGCTACCAGTATCAAGACCTATGCGTCTTCGCCGACGGTGGTGCGGGAATTTTGCGTAGAGTGCGGCTCGACCTTGTTCTGGTCACGCTCCGAAGGTGAGTTTGCCGACTGGGTTTCGATAGCCCTGGGCACGCTTGATACACCGTTCCTGCCCAAGAAGCAGCAACATCTGCACGTCGACTCTGCTGCCCCTTGGTACGCGCCCTGCAGCTCAGTCCCTCAAAATCACTGA